Proteins encoded by one window of Longimicrobiales bacterium:
- the larB gene encoding nickel pincer cofactor biosynthesis protein LarB has product MNREQLRALLDDVAAGRTNAASALERMSWSPVEAVGPDAYARLDHHRALRNGVPEVVFGEGKTTGQIVEICGRMAERGSFLATRLSSEAQDALRGAFQDVEVNELGRIAHLPSSNAGAPSDRTILVASAGTSDLPVAEEAAVTAAAFGSTVERLYDVGVAGLHRLLNESDVLQRADVVIVVAGMEGALPSVVGGLVRAPVIAVPTSVGYGASFGGLAALLGMLNSCAAGITVVNIDNGFGAACAATRIVQVSAPHP; this is encoded by the coding sequence ATGAACCGGGAACAACTGCGCGCACTGCTCGACGACGTAGCGGCCGGTCGCACGAATGCGGCGTCGGCGCTGGAGCGTATGAGCTGGTCACCCGTGGAGGCGGTCGGCCCGGACGCGTACGCGCGCCTCGATCATCACCGGGCGTTACGTAATGGCGTACCGGAGGTCGTCTTCGGCGAGGGCAAGACGACGGGGCAGATCGTCGAGATCTGCGGGCGCATGGCAGAGCGGGGCAGCTTTCTCGCGACGCGCCTGAGCAGCGAGGCGCAGGATGCGCTGCGCGGCGCATTTCAGGACGTCGAAGTCAACGAGCTGGGCCGGATCGCGCACCTGCCGTCATCGAACGCGGGTGCACCCTCGGACCGGACCATCCTCGTCGCGAGTGCGGGCACGAGCGATCTTCCGGTCGCGGAAGAGGCCGCAGTCACCGCGGCGGCGTTTGGCAGCACGGTCGAGCGACTCTACGACGTGGGCGTTGCCGGGCTGCACCGCCTGCTGAACGAGTCAGACGTGCTGCAGCGGGCAGACGTCGTGATCGTGGTCGCGGGCATGGAGGGGGCGCTGCCGTCCGTCGTTGGCGGGCTGGTGCGCGCACCGGTGATCGCCGTGCCGACCAGCGTCGGCTACGGCGCGTCGTTTGGCGGGCTCGCCGCGCTGCTCGGCATGCTGAACAGCTGCGCCGCCGGTATCACGGTCGTGAACATCGACAACGGGTTCGGCGCCGC